The Populus trichocarpa isolate Nisqually-1 chromosome 11, P.trichocarpa_v4.1, whole genome shotgun sequence genome has a segment encoding these proteins:
- the LOC18103323 gene encoding transposon Tf2-1 polyprotein, with the protein MLGTGIIRPSNNPFASPVVLVKKKDSTWRLCVDYRALNKLTIKDKYPIPVVEELLEELVGATIFSKIDLRSGYHQIRMGSREEFKTAFRTHNGHYEFLVMPFGLTNAPATFQSLMNEIFRTHLMKFILVFFDDILIYSKTSAAHYEHLQTVFDLLRIHQLVAKESKCSFGSEQVEYLGHIISKYGVATDPNKIKAIIEWLLPRNLRQLRGFLGLTGYYRRFVKGYGSICKPLTQLLKKDAFGWNLEATTAFTLLKELMTTPPVLSLPALDKLFVVETDASMVGVGAVLMQEGHLIAYISKSLRPKQQAMSIYEKEMLAILHAVTKWKHYLWGRHFKIRTDHIEYRKGKDNVTADALSRTSSQLLYSLVVSSVSTKLMEEIAQSWQKDPHLQTVIQNLQVSPTSLSHYAWVNGHLQRKGKIMVGRDLELHRKLISLYHNSAMGGHSGSTATAKRQNKHENVATPGLLQPLPIPHAPFIDISMDFIDGLPKYEGKDVIMVVVDRFSKYAHFMCLSHPYSAPTVAKIFMDNVYKLHGLLTSVVSDRDPVFLSKFWKELFTIQGVNLLYSSAYHPQTDGQTEIVNKCVENYLRCMTGTNPNQWARWLSLAEWWYNTNFHSSTQLTPYEILYGFPPPIHVPYFPRDSTVESIDDILTRREEMLKQKSVVHRSSQKLSAKFFGPYLVINKIGNVAYKLELPPSSTIHPVFHVSQLKRHVGSHPVQTTLTQMPPTPALQPQATMDKRIKGKRRASVFLGEFDVEQGDIVVAGTDGLFDNLFGSEIEEILQETEGRSCLQDLAWTIATVASMNSTSEDYDSPFVVAAESAGIKHIGGKVDDITVIVAVIELYHSPVALCYGY; encoded by the exons ATGCTGGGAACTGGAATTATAAGGCCTAGCAACAACCCTTTTGCCTCCCCTGTAGTGTTGGTTAAGAAGAAGGACTCCACATGGAGACTTTGTGTCGATTATAGAGCACTGAACAAATTGACTATCAAGGATAAATACCCCATTCCAGTGGTGGAAGAGCTGCTGGAGGAACTGGTAGGAGCAACAATATTTTCGAAGATTGACCTTCGATCTGGTTATCACCAGATTAGGATGGGTTCGAGGGAGGAATTCAAGACAGCTTTCAGGACACACAATGGCCACTACGAGTTCTTAGTTATGCCGTTTGGGTTAACCAACGCTCCAGCTACGTTTCAGAGCTTGATGAATGAGATTTTCAGAACACACCTCATGAAGTTCATCTTGGTATTTTTCGACGACATATTAATCTACAGCAAGACATCTGCAGCTCACTATGAACACTTACAGACTGTTTTCGACCTCCTGAGGATACATCAGCTGGTTGCTAAGGAAAGTAAGTGTAGCTTTGGCAGCGAACAAGTCGAATATTTGGGCCACATTATATCCAAATATGGAGTTGCTACCGACCCCAACAAAATCAAAGCTATAATTGAATGGCTATTGCCTAGGAACTTACGACAACTCAGAGGTTTTTTGGGGCTTACTGGCTACTATAGAAGATTTGTCAAAGGATACGGATCCATTTGCAAACCCTTGACACAACTCCTAAAAAAGGATGCCTTTGGCTGGAACCTAGAAGCAACTACTGCGTTCACCTTACTTAAGGAGCTGATGACCACTCCTCCAGTATTATCCTTGCCAGCTTTAGATAAATTGTTTGTTGTAGAGACTGACGCATCCATGGTGGGTGTAGGTGCAGTATTGATGCAAGAGGGGCACCTCATTGCCTACATCAGCAAGTCTCTAAGGCCTAAACAACAAGCCATGTCTATTTATGAAAAGGAAATGCTGGCTATACTGCATGCAGTCACCAAATGGAAGCATTACCTATGGGGACGACATTTTAAGATTCGCACGGATCAT ATCGAATACAGAAAAGGGAAAGACAATGTGACAGCTGATGCCCTCTCACGAACTTCAAGCCAATTACTTTATTCCTTAGTTGTTTCTTCAGTATCCACCAAGCTCATGGAGGAGATTGCACAATCTTGGCAAAAGGATCCACATTTGCAGACTGTCATTCAAAACCTGCAAGTCTCTCCCACTTCACTTTCACATTATGCATGGGTCAATGGCCACCTACAGAGGAAGGGCAAAATTATGGTGGGACGTGATTTGGAATTACACAGAAAGTTAATCTCTTTATATCACAACTCAGCCATGGGTGGTCACTCAGGAAGCACGGCTACTGCAAAAAGA CAAAACAAGCATGAGAATGTAGCTACTCCAGGGCTACTACAACCTCTGCCTATTCCTCATGCTCCATTCATTGATATCAGCATGGATTTCATCGATGGGCTGCCTAAATATGAAGGCAAGGATGTCATTATGGTGGTAGTTGATCGCTTCAGTAAATATGCTCATTTCATGTGTCTTAGCCACCCCTATTCAGCACCTACAGTGGCTAAGATATTCATGGATAATGTGTATAAATTACATGGACTTCTAACATCAGTTGTCAGTGACAGGGATCCAGTATTTCTGAGCAAATTCTGGAAAGAATTGTTCACCATACAAGGGGTTAACTTACTATACTCCTCAGCATATCACCCTCAAACTGATGGTCAGACAGAGATCGTCAATAAATGTGTTGAAAACTACCTCAGATGCATGACAGGGACCAACCCAAATCAGTGGGCACGGTGGCTATCACTTGCAGAATGGTGGTACAATACCAATTTCCATTCTTCAACTCAGCTCACTCCCTATGAAATACTGTATGGGTTCCCTCCTCCTATACATGTTCCTTATTTTCCTAGAGACTCTACAGTAGAGTCAATTGATGACATCTTAACCAGGCGCGAAGAAATGCTTAA GCAAAAATCAGTAGTCCACAGGTCATCACAGAAACTATCAGCAAAGTTCTTCGGTCCTTACCTGGTGATCAACAAAATTGGCAACGTGGCATACAAACTCGAACTTCCACCTTCCTCGACCATACATCCAGTGTTCCACGTTTCACAACTTAAAAGGCATGTCGGAAGCCACCCAGTGCAGACTACACTGACACAAATGCCTCCAACCCCTGCATTACAACCACAAGCAACAATGGACAAACGCATC AAGGGTAAGCGCCGGGCTTCGGTTTTCCTTGGTGAATTTGATGTGGAGCAGGGGGATATTGTGGTTGCTGGCACTGATGGATTGTTCGATAATCTTTTCGGCTCCGAGATCGAGGAGATTCTTCAAGAAACTGAAGGAAGATCTTGTCTTCAGGATCTTGCCTGGACCATTGCAACTGTTGCGTCCATGAATTCAACCAGCGAGGATTATGACTCTCCCTTTGTAGTTGCTGCTGAGTCTGCAGGAATCAAGCACATTGGAGGCAAAGTTGATGACATTACTGTCATTGTTGCTGTAATCGAGTTGTACCACTCTCCTGTGGCACTCTGTTATGGCTACTGA